From one Effusibacillus pohliae DSM 22757 genomic stretch:
- a CDS encoding ATP-binding protein: MPLWKAFHNGKTHLAVALGMEAIRQRMSVYFVT, encoded by the coding sequence TTGCCGTTATGGAAAGCTTTCCATAACGGGAAGACCCACCTTGCGGTGGCCCTGGGGATGGAGGCGATTCGACAACGCATGAGCGTCTACTTCGTGAC